AGGTGGCGCGGGCCGGACCCGGCGGGCAGGGGCACGGCCGGACCCGCCTCGGCCAGGTCGCCGTCCGCGCTCAGCCGCAACCGGTGCACCCGGTCGGTGCCGAGGTCGGCCACCAGCAGCTCGTCCCCGACCACGACGACCTGGTGGGCGTGCGGGGCCTCCTGCCGTCCGGGGTCGGGCCCGGAGCCCGCGAAGCGCCAGAACCCGGTCCGCTCGCCGAGCCGGCCGTCCGCCCCGACCGGGACGCTGCACACCGTGCCGGAGCCGTAGTCGGCCACCACGACGTGCCGACCGTCGGCGGCGAGGGCGAGGTGGCAGCTCCCGCTGCCCCCGGTCGGCACGGTGGACAGCAGGGTGAGGCTGCCGTCGGCGCCCAGGGCGACGCTGCTGACCTGGCCCGGGTCGGACTCACCGGCCACGAACAGCCACGGTCGGGTGGGGTGGGCGACCAGGTAGGTGGGGTCGGCCAGCGCCAGCCGCCCGACCTCGGCCAGGCCGGCGCCGTCGGGCCGGGGCCGCCACGACGTCAGGCCGACCGCGTCCTCGTCGCCGTCCGCGGTGTACCCGCCGATGACGACCTGACCGGGGAGCGGGGTCCCCACCTCGGGCTGCATCCGCCCTGGATACCACAACGCCGCGGTGGGAGCCCGCGGCCGGGGCGGCAGCCGTCGGGCGGAGTGGCGGCTTGCCCGGGCCTCCGCGTCGGGTGACGCTGGGGCATGACCACCGCCGGCTCCTCCGCGACGGCGACGGCGGAGCCGCTGTCGGCGGAGTTCGCGACGCTGGTGGAGGACTACGCCCGGCACCTGCGCCTGCAGCGCGAGCTGTCCGTGCACACCGTGCGCGCCTACACCGGCGACGTCACCGGCCTGCTGCGCCACCTGCAACGGCTGGGCCTGACCTCCCTGGACGCCGTCACGATCCGGGCGCTGCGCAGCTGGCTGGCCCGCGAGCAGACCCGCGGCCAGGCGCGCTCGACCCTGCAGCGCCGCTCGGCGGCCGTCCGGGTCTTCTTCACGTGGGCGCAGACCTCCGGCCGGGTCGCGACCAACCCGGCGGCCGGCCTGCGGTCCCCGCGCAAGGAGCGCTCCCTGCCCCCGCACCTCGGCCAGACCGAGGCGGCCGCGATGCTGGACGCGGCGCGGCCCGGCCCCGACCCGGAGCCCGACCCGCGGGCCTCCGGCCCGGGTGCCGCGGACCGCCCCGCCACCCCGCACGACCCCGCCGTCGTCCTGCGCGACCTCGCCCTGCTCGAGGTGCTCTACGCCACCGGCGTCCGGGTGGCCGAGCTCTGCGGGCTGGACCTCGACGACGTCGACACCGAGCGGCGGCTGGTCCGGGTCATCGGCAAGGGGGACAAGGAGCGCTCCGTGCCGGTCGGGCTCCCCGCGCTCCGCGCCGTCGAGCGCTACCTGGCCGACGGCCGACCGGCCCTGGCCGTCCCGACCTCGGGTCCGGCGGTGTTCCTGGGGGAGCGGGGCCGGCGGATGGACCCCCGGGTGGTGCGCCGCGTGGTGCACGCGGCCCTCGGGCGCGTCGAGGGCGCCCCCGACCTCGGGCCGCACGGCTTGCGGCACGCCATGGCCACCCATCTGCTGGAGGGCGGTGCCGACCTCCGCAGCGTCCAGGAGATGCTGGGCCACGCCTCGTTGGCCACCACCCAGATCTACACCCACGTCACCGACGAGAGGCTGCGCGAAGCCTTCGCCCGGGCCCACCCCCGGGCCTGACCGGGGCGCCCGACGCCGACGGTCACAGCGTGAACCAGCGGCTCGGGTCGGCGAGCCGTCCGTCCAGCCAGACCTGCAGGTGGAGGTGGCACCCGGTGGCGTAGCCGGTGCTGCCGACGCGGCCGAGGAGCTGACCGCGGACCACCTGCTGCCCCGGCCGCACGACGTAGCCCGCGGCGTGGGCGTACCCCGTCCGCACCACGACGCCGTCGACCCGGCCGTGCTCCAGCAGCAGCCGGTTGCCGTAGCCGCCCGCCGGCCCGACCGCGACGACCCGCCCGTCGGCGGGCGCGCGGACCGGTGCCCCGCAGGCGGCGCCGAGGTCGGTGCCGTCGTGCAGCTTCCACACGTGCAGCACCGGGTGCAGCCGCAGCCCGAACGGTGAGGTGACCGGGCCCCCCGCCGGCCGCGCGAAGCCGTGCCGGCCACCGGGGGCGGCCACCCAGCCGGCGCCCAGCCCGGCCGTCGCCGCCTCCGCCAGCCGGGCGCGCTCCGCCGCGTCCGCGGCCACGCGGTCGCGCCGGTCCGCCGGCACGAGGGCGACGCTGTCGGCGGAGCGCAGCGTGCGGAGCGGGTCCAGGTAGTCCGGACCGCTGCGCAGCCCCCAGTGCAGGCAGGGCTCCCGGCAGTGCGAGCCCGCCGTCAGGACGCCGAGCGGGTCTCCGACGCCGACGACGGCGCCGGCCCTCACCTGCGCCGCGACCGGCTCGTAGGTGGTGCGCAGCCCGCCCGTGTCCACGCTGACCACCCCCCGGCCCGCCACGAGCCCGGCGAAGGCCACCCGGCCGGGCAGCGCGGCGAGCACCGGCGTGCCCACCCGGCCGGCCAGGTCGACCCCGCGGTGGCCGGGGCCGTAGCGGTGGGCCGGGGCCACGAACGGACGGACGACCCGGGGGACCCCGGCCAGCGGCCAGCCGCCGCCGGGGACGGCCGGCTCCCGCGGCGCGCCGGTCGCCGGCTGGGCGCGGACCAGCAGCGCCGCCAGGACCAGCAGCGCGGTCGCCACCAGGGCCGGGGCGGCGCGGGCGGCGCGGCTGGTCCCGGTGGGCCTCATGACGTCTCTCCCATGACGGCACTCTCGGCACCGCGACCCGTCCCGTGCGGGGCAGGACCGCGGCGGTGGACGGCGGCCGGCCGCGCGCCCGGCCTGTGGACGGTCGTAGGGTCGGGACCATGCCCGGGAGCGTCGCGGTCCTGTCCGACGTGCACGGCGTGCTGCCGGTCCTCGACGCGGTGCTCGCCGAGCCGGACGTGCGCGGCGCGGATCTCGTGGTGGTCACGGGCGACCACGCGGCCGGACCGATGCCGGTGGAGGTCCTCGACCGGCTGACCGGGCTCGGCGCCCGCGTGCTGCTGGTCCGCGGGAACGCCGACCGCGAGCTGGTCGACCTCGCCCGTGGGGGCACGTCGCCCCATCCCGAGTCGGTCTGGGCCGCCCGGCAGCTGCGCCCCGACCAGGTCGCCCTGCTCGCCGGGCTGCCGCACCCAGCGCGGGTGGACGTCGACGGCTTCGGCCCGGTCGTGTTCTGCCACGGCACACCCCGCGACGACGAGGAGGTCGTCCTCGTCGACACCCGGCTGGCGCGGTGGGAGGAGGCCTTCGCCGGGCTGGCCCCGGAGGAGCGGACCGTCGTCTGCGGGCACACCCACATGCCCTTCGTCCGGCTGGTCGACCGGCGGCTGGTGGTGAACCCGGGCAGCATCGGCATGCCCTACGGCCGCGCCGGCGGCGCCTGGGCGCTGCTGCGCGACGGGCAGGTCGCCCTGCGGCACACCGAGGTCGACGTGGAGGCGGCCGTGGCCGCCGTCGTGGCCGGCTCCGGCTACCCCGACCGGGCGGCCTGGGCGGCGGAGTACCTGCGCGCGACGGCGAGCGACGCGGACGCGCTGCGGGCGTTCGGCCCGCGCGACGGCCGGCCGGCCGGCTGAGCCGCCCCGCTGCTCAGAGAGGTCGGGGCTGCTCGGTCCAGGTCGGTCCGGGGGTGCGCGGGCCGTCGTCGTCCCAGAGCAGCAGGTCGATGCACAGGCTGCGGCGCGTCATCGCCTCGTCCCAGGCGTGGTAGACCAGCACGTCGGTGCCGGCCGGGGTGGTGACCACGCTGTTGTGACCGGGGCCGCGGACGTGCCCCGGCACCGTGGCCAGCAGCCGCGCGGCGCCCACGGGCTCGGTCCAGGGCCCCAGCGGGTGCTCCGCCCAGGCCCAGGCGACGCCGTACCCCTCGCCGAGGTAGGACCCCCCGGAGTAGAGCAGGTGGTACCGGTCGCCGTGCTGCCGGACGACCGGACCCTCGAGCGTGTGCCAGTCGCTGACCTGGCCGTGCAGCGACCGCTGCCGCTCGAAGATCTGCCAGTCGGCCGTCGGTGCCAGCACGGAACGGCCGGGGCCGGCCAGCGCGGTCATGCCGGTCATCTCCGCGACGGCCAGGTGGGTGCCGACCCGGTCGGCGTCGAGCACGTCGCGCGCGTAGTACAGGTACCAGCGGCCGTCGGCGTCGCGGAACGGGTGCGGGTCGATGGCGAACAGCTCGTCCGGGGTGAGGTCGACGCCGCAGTCGACGAACGGGCCGAGCGGCGAGCCGGCCGTGGCCACCCGCAGCGAGTGGCCGCGGTCCTCGAAGCCCACCGAGTAGTACATCCACCAGCGTCCCTCGGCCGCGACGACCTCCGGCGCCCAGTA
The window above is part of the Friedmanniella luteola genome. Proteins encoded here:
- a CDS encoding metallophosphoesterase family protein: MPGSVAVLSDVHGVLPVLDAVLAEPDVRGADLVVVTGDHAAGPMPVEVLDRLTGLGARVLLVRGNADRELVDLARGGTSPHPESVWAARQLRPDQVALLAGLPHPARVDVDGFGPVVFCHGTPRDDEEVVLVDTRLARWEEAFAGLAPEERTVVCGHTHMPFVRLVDRRLVVNPGSIGMPYGRAGGAWALLRDGQVALRHTEVDVEAAVAAVVAGSGYPDRAAWAAEYLRATASDADALRAFGPRDGRPAG
- a CDS encoding peptidoglycan DD-metalloendopeptidase family protein — its product is MRPTGTSRAARAAPALVATALLVLAALLVRAQPATGAPREPAVPGGGWPLAGVPRVVRPFVAPAHRYGPGHRGVDLAGRVGTPVLAALPGRVAFAGLVAGRGVVSVDTGGLRTTYEPVAAQVRAGAVVGVGDPLGVLTAGSHCREPCLHWGLRSGPDYLDPLRTLRSADSVALVPADRRDRVAADAAERARLAEAATAGLGAGWVAAPGGRHGFARPAGGPVTSPFGLRLHPVLHVWKLHDGTDLGAACGAPVRAPADGRVVAVGPAGGYGNRLLLEHGRVDGVVVRTGYAHAAGYVVRPGQQVVRGQLLGRVGSTGYATGCHLHLQVWLDGRLADPSRWFTL
- a CDS encoding glycoside hydrolase family 43 protein: MSRRRTYTNPVWPEYFADPFVVRWEDRYVAYGTGPWVDGRAFRVLTSTDLVSWASVGGALTPLPPEQGSDYWAPEVVAAEGRWWMYYSVGFEDRGHSLRVATAGSPLGPFVDCGVDLTPDELFAIDPHPFRDADGRWYLYYARDVLDADRVGTHLAVAEMTGMTALAGPGRSVLAPTADWQIFERQRSLHGQVSDWHTLEGPVVRQHGDRYHLLYSGGSYLGEGYGVAWAWAEHPLGPWTEPVGAARLLATVPGHVRGPGHNSVVTTPAGTDVLVYHAWDEAMTRRSLCIDLLLWDDDGPRTPGPTWTEQPRPL
- a CDS encoding tyrosine recombinase XerC, yielding MTTAGSSATATAEPLSAEFATLVEDYARHLRLQRELSVHTVRAYTGDVTGLLRHLQRLGLTSLDAVTIRALRSWLAREQTRGQARSTLQRRSAAVRVFFTWAQTSGRVATNPAAGLRSPRKERSLPPHLGQTEAAAMLDAARPGPDPEPDPRASGPGAADRPATPHDPAVVLRDLALLEVLYATGVRVAELCGLDLDDVDTERRLVRVIGKGDKERSVPVGLPALRAVERYLADGRPALAVPTSGPAVFLGERGRRMDPRVVRRVVHAALGRVEGAPDLGPHGLRHAMATHLLEGGADLRSVQEMLGHASLATTQIYTHVTDERLREAFARAHPRA
- a CDS encoding lactonase family protein, with the translated sequence MQPEVGTPLPGQVVIGGYTADGDEDAVGLTSWRPRPDGAGLAEVGRLALADPTYLVAHPTRPWLFVAGESDPGQVSSVALGADGSLTLLSTVPTGGSGSCHLALAADGRHVVVADYGSGTVCSVPVGADGRLGERTGFWRFAGSGPDPGRQEAPHAHQVVVVGDELLVADLGTDRVHRLRLSADGDLAEAGPAVPLPAGSGPRHLVVVEDHLVVAAELSGELWLGRRASDGGWTELDRVPCTAHPAGGELYPSALRADGDTVVVANRGPGTVATFALDRVAGTLRLVDERSGGGRWPRDLVVGDALLWVANQTDDVVTVLARDADPGAEPVLTVRSQAPACVVLVPAAGR